The following are encoded together in the Actinoplanes sp. N902-109 genome:
- a CDS encoding ATP-binding protein has protein sequence MGLTNKTDLASGKAQAELELSSGALTQNAADRLAAVTARAAQASCALIHLFDGQHLRLIGGHGIPPGFEQQQSAPASSTLAWLVVHSGFPVVISDTHTDVRVPIDAPVRSTNLRSYAGFPVRDPDGHIVGVCAVMAGHTRDWLPEQLTGVDDAAQACTAFVAEHLSREREHHQRVFLDTLLDSLDTGVAACDADGQMVLVNRSLHERLGTHTVAGTAEDWAARLPITDTDGTPVPAEHTSLLRALDGTPVRNAQHILHLNGQRRLFRINGHPITSDHGEHLGAVSVFHDITAAHEADRLQQLLNRTKDDYLNLVGHELRTPVSIIVSYLDLLADTDPDTPAAQLQPMIAAAQRGSQRLHRLIEQLLDLSALDAGRSPLHMAHIELSAVVADATRQFTARAQDKNITLISHLPPHLPQHADHARMRQLVTLLLDNAIAYTANGGTVTVTLSSTDTATELTVTDTGYGIPAHERPHVFERFFRGAIATELAIPGTGLGLTIAQLICERHHGSITVTPSTQHHRGTTARVLLPH, from the coding sequence GTGGGCCTGACCAACAAAACGGATCTGGCCTCCGGTAAGGCCCAAGCCGAGCTGGAGCTGTCATCGGGCGCCTTGACGCAGAACGCCGCCGACCGGCTGGCGGCCGTAACCGCACGGGCCGCCCAGGCATCCTGCGCGCTGATCCACCTCTTCGACGGCCAGCACCTGCGCCTGATCGGCGGGCACGGGATCCCCCCGGGATTCGAGCAACAACAGTCCGCGCCGGCGTCCTCCACGCTGGCGTGGCTGGTGGTGCACAGCGGCTTCCCCGTCGTCATCAGCGACACGCACACCGACGTCCGGGTACCGATCGACGCGCCCGTTCGCTCCACGAACCTGCGAAGCTACGCCGGGTTCCCGGTACGTGACCCCGACGGTCACATCGTCGGCGTCTGCGCCGTCATGGCCGGCCACACCCGCGACTGGCTACCGGAGCAGCTGACCGGCGTCGACGACGCCGCGCAGGCGTGCACCGCGTTCGTCGCCGAGCACCTCAGCCGCGAACGCGAACACCACCAGCGCGTCTTCCTGGACACCCTGCTCGATAGCCTCGACACCGGCGTGGCCGCCTGCGACGCCGACGGGCAGATGGTCCTGGTCAACCGCTCACTGCACGAACGCCTCGGCACCCACACTGTCGCCGGCACCGCCGAAGACTGGGCCGCCCGGCTACCGATCACCGACACCGACGGCACCCCGGTACCCGCCGAACACACCTCGCTGCTGCGGGCACTGGACGGCACGCCCGTCCGCAACGCTCAACACATCCTGCACCTCAACGGGCAACGCCGGCTGTTCCGCATCAACGGTCACCCGATCACCAGCGATCACGGCGAGCACCTCGGCGCGGTATCGGTCTTCCACGACATCACCGCCGCCCACGAAGCCGACCGCCTCCAGCAACTGCTCAACCGCACCAAGGACGACTACCTCAACCTCGTCGGCCACGAACTACGCACCCCGGTATCGATCATCGTCTCGTACCTGGACCTGCTCGCCGACACCGACCCCGACACCCCAGCCGCACAGCTGCAGCCGATGATCGCGGCCGCCCAACGCGGCAGCCAACGCCTGCACCGCCTGATCGAGCAGCTGCTGGACCTGTCCGCCCTCGACGCCGGACGCAGCCCCCTGCACATGGCCCACATCGAACTCAGCGCCGTGGTAGCCGACGCGACCCGACAGTTCACCGCGCGAGCCCAGGACAAGAACATCACCTTGATCAGCCACCTGCCGCCACACCTGCCCCAGCACGCCGACCACGCCCGGATGCGCCAACTAGTCACCCTCCTGCTGGACAACGCGATCGCCTACACCGCGAACGGCGGCACCGTCACCGTCACCCTCAGCAGCACCGATACCGCCACCGAGCTCACCGTCACCGACACCGGCTACGGCATACCCGCCCACGAACGCCCGCACGTGTTCGAACGCTTCTTCCGCGGCGCCATCGCCACCGAACTCGCCATCCCCGGCACCGGACTCGGCCTGACCATCGCTCAACTGATCTGCGAACGCCACCACGGCAGCATCACCGTCACCCCGAGCACCCAACACCACCGCGGAACCACCGCGCGCGTGCTACTGCCCCACTGA
- a CDS encoding ATP-binding protein, whose product MPGHFLGLQGANTLVTGQYQLATRIIDDLVANAATDVIHGPAGVGKTFAVEANLERLRDVGDHRVSTCSLAFPSKPTMLRVAAELVTALTGTPPPTSRSRFHLISHLVGLLAGPPRLVVIDEAQRLNGECIELLRHLHDHSDTRFALLYVGGDGCWEVLSREPMLRSRIFRRLPFKPLPKDKIPALMRSYHPIYADTGDDLLLTIDDTYAHGSMRDWAVFTHTAAQLCTDAALPGVTTEVVTNANVLLGAGLH is encoded by the coding sequence ATGCCCGGGCACTTCCTCGGTCTGCAAGGGGCCAACACTCTGGTCACCGGCCAGTACCAACTGGCCACCCGGATCATCGACGACCTGGTCGCCAACGCCGCCACCGACGTCATCCACGGCCCCGCTGGGGTCGGTAAGACCTTCGCCGTGGAGGCCAACCTCGAACGGCTGCGCGACGTCGGCGACCACCGGGTGTCGACCTGCTCGCTGGCGTTCCCGTCCAAACCGACCATGCTGCGGGTGGCCGCCGAGCTGGTCACCGCGCTGACCGGCACTCCGCCGCCGACCTCCCGCAGCCGCTTCCACCTGATCAGCCACCTCGTCGGGCTGCTCGCCGGGCCGCCGCGGCTGGTCGTCATCGACGAGGCCCAGCGCCTCAACGGCGAATGCATCGAACTGCTGCGCCACCTGCACGACCACTCCGACACCCGGTTCGCGCTGCTCTACGTCGGCGGAGACGGCTGCTGGGAGGTCCTGTCCCGCGAGCCGATGCTGCGCTCGCGGATCTTCCGCAGGCTGCCGTTCAAGCCGCTGCCCAAGGACAAGATCCCGGCGCTGATGCGCAGCTATCACCCGATCTACGCCGACACCGGCGACGACCTGCTGCTGACCATCGACGACACCTACGCCCACGGCTCGATGCGCGACTGGGCGGTCTTCACCCACACCGCCGCCCAGCTGTGCACCGACGCCGCCCTGCCCGGCGTCACCACCGAGGTCGTCACCAACGCCAACGTGCTGCTCGGCGCCGGCCTGCACTGA
- a CDS encoding Mu transposase C-terminal domain-containing protein, producing the protein MSRQVPAQQRAATVARLLQLREAGTLSGEHVRLAAAGHGVDERTVRRWLQRGDQQRAVRPEWHQLSDTDREAYAYFRGNVTALARARAAVLAGETRAAGVPVPPFLIDGWTGAAPVALRTLQRAFAEQMTPGERAYWKTGEAGRRAAAAYLQRPWTPRNQVWELDHKQLPILLLPRRGGAVQPWLTSVIDDGTRALLGWAITLNPSTATVLTALRMALTHDPQRGPFGAVPAHTRIDRGLEFAAAAVTDALAALVVGQHRLPGFTPHLKGKIERIHRTIEQTLLGGLPGYTRGPRDAAGRLHGPLSDRARDRETADTAAVRPMRLERFVSDYFAPWVAWYNTERPHSMIGGLTPLHAWNEDPTALHRVDERLLRHLLLAGEDKKVGPYGIRHNKLDYTAPELHGRGGQVVQIRYMPHDDRQIEVYAGGEHLCTAHPQGQLTDAQRDEFRRHAKDEAKQLAAARRRASRRARTVLAPLSDGQTGETQTNLVARADADRAGRRRDDEALRRRASTSLLGLVEPYALPPGQTYPKPTDENGR; encoded by the coding sequence ATGAGCCGGCAGGTCCCCGCCCAGCAGCGGGCGGCGACGGTGGCCCGCCTGCTGCAACTGCGCGAGGCCGGGACGCTGAGCGGCGAGCACGTGCGCCTGGCCGCGGCCGGGCACGGCGTCGACGAGCGCACCGTGCGCCGCTGGCTGCAACGCGGCGACCAGCAACGGGCCGTCCGGCCGGAGTGGCACCAGCTCAGCGACACCGACCGGGAGGCGTACGCGTACTTCCGCGGCAACGTCACCGCGCTGGCCCGGGCCCGGGCCGCGGTGCTCGCCGGCGAGACCCGGGCGGCCGGCGTGCCGGTGCCGCCGTTCCTGATCGACGGCTGGACCGGTGCGGCGCCGGTGGCGCTGCGCACCCTGCAACGCGCGTTCGCCGAGCAGATGACCCCGGGTGAGCGGGCGTACTGGAAGACCGGCGAGGCCGGCCGGCGGGCCGCCGCCGCGTACCTGCAGCGGCCCTGGACGCCCCGCAACCAGGTGTGGGAGCTCGACCACAAGCAGCTGCCGATCCTGCTGTTGCCGCGCCGCGGCGGCGCCGTCCAGCCATGGCTGACCAGCGTCATCGACGACGGCACCCGGGCGCTGCTGGGCTGGGCGATCACCCTGAACCCGTCCACGGCCACCGTGCTGACCGCCCTGCGGATGGCGTTGACCCACGACCCGCAGCGGGGCCCGTTCGGGGCGGTGCCCGCGCACACCCGCATCGACCGGGGACTCGAGTTCGCCGCCGCGGCGGTCACCGACGCCCTCGCCGCGCTGGTCGTCGGCCAGCACCGGCTGCCCGGGTTCACCCCGCACCTCAAGGGCAAGATCGAGCGGATCCACCGGACCATCGAGCAGACCCTGCTCGGCGGGCTGCCCGGCTACACCCGCGGCCCGCGCGACGCCGCCGGCCGGCTGCACGGGCCGCTGTCCGACCGGGCCCGCGACCGCGAGACCGCCGACACCGCGGCGGTCCGGCCGATGCGCCTGGAGCGGTTCGTCTCCGACTACTTCGCCCCCTGGGTGGCCTGGTACAACACCGAACGGCCGCACTCGATGATCGGCGGCCTGACCCCGCTGCATGCCTGGAACGAGGACCCGACCGCGCTGCACCGCGTCGACGAGCGGCTGCTGCGGCATCTGCTGCTGGCCGGCGAGGACAAGAAGGTCGGCCCGTACGGGATCCGGCACAACAAGCTCGACTACACCGCGCCCGAACTGCACGGCCGCGGCGGGCAGGTCGTGCAGATCCGCTACATGCCGCACGACGACCGGCAGATCGAGGTGTACGCCGGCGGCGAGCACCTGTGCACCGCCCATCCGCAGGGCCAGCTCACCGACGCTCAGCGCGACGAGTTCCGCCGGCACGCCAAGGACGAAGCCAAACAGCTCGCCGCCGCGCGGCGGCGGGCCAGCCGGCGGGCCCGGACCGTGCTCGCGCCGCTGTCGGACGGCCAGACCGGCGAGACGCAGACGAACCTGGTCGCTCGCGCCGACGCCGACCGCGCCGGCCGGCGCCGCGACGACGAGGCGCTGCGCCGCCGCGCGTCGACCAGCCTGCTCGGGCTGGTTGAGCCGTACGCGCTACCACCCGGGCAGACCTATCCGAAGCCCACCGACGAGAACGGACGCTGA
- a CDS encoding recombinase family protein — translation MTAIGYARVSTREQSPALQHDALTAAGCARVFTDVASGARADRPQLAAVLDYLRPGDVLVVWQLDRLGRNMRHLIDTVNALHERDVQFRSLRENIDTTTAAGRLVFHVFAALAEFERDLLRERTSAGLEAIASRRARGRRGGRPRKMTPEKIAVARQMYASQTFTVDQIARTLGVTRGTVYAHLDRAAA, via the coding sequence ATGACGGCGATCGGATACGCCCGCGTCTCCACCCGCGAGCAGAGCCCGGCCCTGCAACACGACGCCCTGACCGCGGCCGGCTGCGCCCGCGTGTTCACCGACGTCGCCTCCGGCGCTCGCGCCGACCGGCCGCAACTCGCCGCGGTCCTGGACTACCTGCGCCCCGGCGACGTGCTGGTCGTGTGGCAGCTCGACCGGCTCGGCCGCAACATGCGCCACCTGATCGACACCGTCAACGCGCTGCACGAACGCGACGTGCAGTTCCGGTCGCTGCGGGAGAACATCGACACCACGACCGCCGCGGGCCGGCTGGTCTTCCACGTCTTCGCCGCTCTCGCCGAGTTCGAGCGCGACCTGCTGCGCGAGCGCACCAGCGCCGGCCTGGAAGCGATCGCCTCACGCCGGGCCCGCGGCCGCCGCGGCGGCCGGCCCCGCAAGATGACCCCGGAGAAGATCGCCGTCGCCCGGCAGATGTACGCCTCGCAGACCTTCACCGTCGACCAGATCGCCCGCACCCTCGGCGTCACCCGCGGCACCGTCTACGCCCACCTCGACCGCGCCGCCGCCTGA
- a CDS encoding multidrug efflux SMR transporter: MSWLVLIISGMLEAVWAIALDRSAMFTRLWPSVTFAVAAVLSMIGLSYALRTIPIGTGYAVWVGIGAALTAVIGISFLGESASLPRLLSLFLVVAGVAGLKFFH, encoded by the coding sequence ATGTCGTGGCTCGTCCTCATCATCTCCGGCATGCTCGAAGCCGTCTGGGCCATCGCCCTCGACCGCAGCGCGATGTTCACCCGCCTGTGGCCCTCGGTGACCTTCGCGGTGGCCGCCGTGCTGAGCATGATCGGCCTCAGCTACGCGCTGCGCACGATCCCGATCGGCACCGGCTATGCGGTCTGGGTCGGCATCGGAGCGGCCCTCACCGCAGTGATCGGCATCTCTTTCCTCGGCGAATCGGCGTCCCTCCCCCGGCTGTTGTCGCTGTTCCTGGTGGTGGCCGGCGTCGCAGGCCTCAAGTTCTTCCATTAA
- a CDS encoding XdhC family protein, with protein MQADLSPRHLVAVFESPVAEALLRFGLDLGFRCTLVEPDPTLLQGPPRPHGDTFVSDLAAAGVTEHTDIVLTDHHRAEIGEILQAALGTKARWIGIMGNPHREGPHLAALRALNVPEEQIARVHRPVGLNIGSKTPAEIAVASLAGLIADRNDRPGGFEF; from the coding sequence GTGCAGGCCGACCTGAGTCCCCGCCATCTCGTCGCCGTGTTCGAGTCCCCGGTGGCCGAGGCGCTGCTGCGCTTCGGCCTGGACCTGGGCTTCCGGTGCACCCTCGTGGAGCCGGATCCCACCCTGCTGCAGGGCCCGCCGCGACCGCACGGCGACACCTTCGTCAGCGACCTCGCGGCCGCGGGCGTGACCGAGCACACCGACATCGTGCTCACCGACCATCATCGCGCCGAGATCGGCGAGATCCTCCAGGCCGCCCTCGGTACGAAAGCCCGCTGGATCGGCATCATGGGCAACCCGCACCGGGAGGGCCCGCACCTCGCGGCGCTGCGGGCGCTGAACGTGCCGGAGGAGCAGATCGCCCGGGTGCACCGCCCGGTCGGGCTGAACATCGGCAGCAAGACGCCCGCGGAGATCGCGGTGGCCTCCCTCGCCGGCCTGATCGCGGACCGCAACGATCGCCCCGGGGGCTTCGAGTTCTGA